In a genomic window of Colius striatus isolate bColStr4 chromosome 2, bColStr4.1.hap1, whole genome shotgun sequence:
- the PCARE gene encoding photoreceptor cilium actin regulator produces MGCTPSHNEIANTIARSGLKALNKPRSILRVDPGDKGIPLLVKGSSCYSVDEFHQSGIQRQDHLGEKEDKLLEQDKNDSFQSSSKAHSDPQTSRENKKIERTATDAEVAMSELIESQKHITEAIQIRKQSSCESEASAFIWDDKNESNAKQIPKKGKKQKNQKLTKQGRSSKIKEKPILALCETEKKVDFPELLVKAHQSAYAYLNPNLSKYETILHMANQATQTQLFLQQMVSFLVLRFDEINQLLEEIANDGENLLKDVGGNLAWPAGKGGLKEHPDLLQQLLQYTVNKMQLLSGTVSSLTSGALQETCSYLQSAASNLEGKLKAKQSFDERLLRTIRLLEASAVGSTQSHGDDRTFYSEDSGIGADNESLKDFIAVSQHGGQASCDSCACGHLSQKHIRAVEHKRDGTVSAGTTASHDCALERDFKDIFSSSVQSKEVTSHQGGVSESISTVPQYMSLRKSHSYNSFQSDSTQEGEHFKICESTDFPSDDDDNEESTLGEDDDNTSLSEMGTDALPKRPLSSPAATQRQSIKRTENADTEEIILKMKDAISEKIKFVPAKSKRKEWIEDESGRAGLTARPSTATGSQKTFGKQQRSRSEESLRSQAEDPTLLELQRTQKELSKRLEMFYGKKGTDNNLEPWKSRTAAHFQDEQIPSRSSSKLKACLSKNFSILPNQDKVPLFMIDQNPAHQLDEKGDKKPLRATVLIQETSGGKEKEPPEPQMLSGSSCAPRQSVKKLIETFSPTDDLVKAAPLRSLGPIKCVRKFGLPVIPPTIPFQRGLAPLNLKHRVSPVEDTNPSNTDKAASNFPNAFSPAPAAELSQDTKQETDEDIENLPPPPPEMLMDICFDLPEPEDTARTQGNSLEDAKKPAKTQFRAAKRSQVSPKMKASLQSIDLLPSKNISGPSAIANKCLRSTGAGDEKLQRYSLELNPTNTRIPSQEEILATQRKEAADLYKQTHKIIPLQNPSGVSKSHNNSSESKEPNSPVTSAQYQKHGSPDSLRRNEKGSAFARRVSPTRTLPPSPSTEKRLFSPPAHHRHSLQDVSNLQPSSPTMQRKPSPPSSPRMPSPPTQKKLSSPPPQRKTLSPPTGHKQSSPTPHRLGGSPAYCRDASPPPFPITPSPPTSPSRSYKGPRAGLDAGDEHQLSSSKRGSNIRSIFCPVTSSLFEARPLVVPTKPVAEVTRQPEASLLSQRSSLLFQQPGDRTRKLSLSAAYPQPFVRRSFSDRRPGLQFRLPAPVTAASDPALNHASLEESTRKAGDSWNSPCVPEIKDANRSASQPELYIVGQGLQRD; encoded by the exons ATGGGCTGCACACCTTCTCACAATGAGATTGCTAATACTATTGCAAGAAGCGGTCTTAAGGCTTTGAATAAACCCAGAAGTATTTTGCGTGTTGATCCAGGAGATAAAGGAATCCCTCTGCTAGTTAAAGGCTCATCTTGCTACAGTGTTGATGAATTCCACCAATCTGGGATACAGAGGCAAGACCACctgggagaaaaggaagataaactATTAGAACAGGACAAAAATGATAGCTTTCAGTCATCTTCCAAAGCCCATTCAGATCCTCAGACTTCcagggaaaacaagaaaattgaGAGGACAGCCACAGATGCTGAAGTTGCTATGTCCGAACTGATAGAGTCTCAAAAACACATCACTGAGGCCATACAGATCAGAAAGCAAAGCTCCTGTGAATCAGAAGCGTCAGCTTTCATTTGGGATGACAAGAATGAAAGCAATGCTAAGCAAATcccaaagaaaggaaagaagcagaaaaatcaaaagctGACAAAGCAAGGCCGATCTAGCAAAATCAAAGAAAAGCCCATTTTGGCCCTGTGCGAGACAGAGAAGAAGGTAGATTTCCCAGAACTGCTGGTTAAGGCTCATCAGAGTGCATACGCCTACTTAAATCCCAACCTCTCCAAGTATGAAACTATACTTCACATGGCCAACCAGGCTACCCAGACTCAGCTCTTCCTACAGCAGATGGTAAGCTTTCTCGTGCTTCGCTTTGATGAAATCAACCAGCTCTTGGAAGAAATTGCCAATGATGGGGAAAACCTTCTCAAAGACGTAGGTGGGAATCTAGCATGGCCAGCAGGAAAAGGTGGTTTGAAGGAGCACCCTGATCTTCTTCAGCAACTACTGCAGTACACGGTCAATAAGATGCAGTTACTGAGTGGGACAGTGTCCTCCCTCACCTCCGGTGCCCTGCAAGAGACATGCAGCTACCTGCAGTCTGCTGCCAGTAACttggaaggaaaactgaaagcaaagcaaagctttgaTGAGCGCCTGCTACGGACAATAAGGCTGCTTGAAGCCTCAGCAGTGGGTTCCACTCAGTCCCACGGTGATGACAGGACTTTCTATTCTGAGGACAGTGGCATTGGTGCGGACAACGAATCCCTCAAAGACTTCATTGCTGTCAGCCAGCATGGAGGACAAGCAAGCTGTGATTCCTGCGCATGTGGGCATCTGTCCCAAAAGCACATCAGGGCAGTGGAGCACAAGCGTGATGGGACAGTGTCAGCAGGCACAACCGCATCCCACGACTGTGCACTTGAAAGGGATTTTAAAGATATCTTTTCTTCATCCGTACAGAGTAAGGAAGTGACTTCTCATCAGGGTGGAGTATCAGAAAGCATTTCTACTGTGCCCCAATACATGAGCTTGAGAAAAAGCCATTCCTATAACTCCTTCCAGTCTGACTCTACTCAGGAAGGTGAACATTTCAAAATCTGTGAATCGACAGATTTTCCTTCTGATGATGATGACAATGAAGAGAGCACCCTGGGGGAGGATGACGACAATACAAGTTTATCAGAAATGGGGACGGATGCTCTGCCAAAGAGGCCTCTGTCTTCACCTGCAGCCACACAAAGGCAGTCCATCAAGAGGACAGAGAATGCAGACACAGAGGAAATTATTCTCAAGATGAAAGATGCCATCAGTGAAAAAATCAAGTTTGTCCCAGCTAAATCCAAGCGTAAAGAATGGATAGAGGATGAGAGTGGAAGAGCAGGCCTAACAGCACGGCCTAGTACAGCAACAGGCAGCCAGAAAACCTTTGGGAAACAACAACGGTCCAGGTCAGAGGAGTCCCTCAGAAGCCAGGCAGAAGACCCAACCCTCCTAGAGCTTCAGAGAACTCAAAAAGAGCTCAGCAAAAGGCTGGAAATGTTTTATGGAAAGAAGGGTACAGATAACAACCTGGAGCCTTGGAAATCAAGAACAGCAGCTCACTTTCAAGATGAGCAAATTCCATCTAGGTCCTCTAGCAAACTGAAGGCATGCCTCTCAAAAAATTTCAGCATCCTGCCTAACCAGGATAAAGTCCCTTTGTTTATGATTGACCAAAATCCTGCCCATCAGCTGGATGAGAAAGGAGACAAGAAGCCTTTAAGAGCTACTGTGCTCATCCAGGAGACATCAGGAGGCAAAGAAAAGGAGCCTCCTGAACCACAAATGCTcagtggcagcagctgtgccccCCGACAGTCTGTCAAGAAGCTTATTGAAACGTTCAGTCCTACTGACGATCTCGTGAAAGCTGCACCTTTAAGATCGTTAGGACCAATAAAATGTGTCAGAAAATTTGGACTCCCAGTCATCCCACCCACCATTCCCTTTCAGAGAGGCCTCGCACCTTTAAATCTTAAACACCGTGTTTCGCCGGTGGAAGACACAAACCCTTCAAACACTGATAAAGCTGCTTCGAACTTTCCAAATGCCTTTTCTCCTGCACCAGCTGCAGAATTAAGCCAGGACACAAAGCAAGAGACTGATGAAGACATTGAGAACCTGCCACCACCGCCACCTGAAATGTTAATGGACATTTGTTTTGACTTACCTGAGCCTGAAGATACTGCAAGAACACAAGGAAACTCTTTGGAAGATGCCAAAAAGCCCGCCAAAACACAATTTCGTGCTGCTAAGAGATCACAAGTTTCTCCAAAAATGAAAGCCTCCCTTCAGTCCATTGACTTACTGCCAAGTAAAAATATCAGCGGCCCCAGTGCCATCGCTAATAAATGTCTAAGGAGTACCGGAGCAGGGGACGAGAAACTGCAAAGGTACTCTCTGGAGCTCAACCCTACCAACACGCGCATCCCTAGCCAGGAGGAGATATTGGCAACCCAGAGAAAAGAAGCTGCAGATTTGTACAAGCAAACCCATAAAATTATTCCTCTTCAAAATCCCAGTGGGGTTTCAAAATCACACAACAACAGCTCAGAGAGCAAAGAACCCAATTCACCTGTGACTTCAGCGCAGTACCAGAAGCACGGTTCTCCCGATTCGCTCAGGAGAAATGAAAAAGGCTCAGCATTTGCCAGGAGGGTCTCCCCAACAAGaactcttcctccttctccatcaACTGAGAAACGGCTTTTCAGCCCCCCAGCACACCACAGACACTCACTGCAGGATGTTAGCAACCTGCAACCAAGCTCACCCACCATGCAGAGGAAACCCAGCCCCCCATCTAGCCCCAGGATGCCCAGCCCACCCACGCAGAAGAAGCTGTCTTCTCCACCACCCCAGCGAAAAACACTCAGCCCTCCCACGGGGCACAAGCAAAGCTCACCAACGCCACACCGGCTGGGAGGCTCTCCAGCCTACTGCCGCGATGCAAgcccccctcccttccccatcacTCCCTCTCCACCAACTTCCCCATCCCGCTCCTACAAGGGGCCAAGAGCTGGGCTGGATGCTGGGGATGAGCACCAGCTCTCCTCCTCCAAGAGAGGCAGCAACATCCGTTCAATATTTTGCCCAGTCACCTCTTCCTTATTTGAAGCCAGACCTCTAGTAGTACCCACCAAACCTGTTGCAGAGGTGACCAGACAGCCTGAAGCTTCACTGCTCTCCCAAAGGAGCAGTCTGCTTTTCCAGCAGCCTGGAGACCGGACCAGAAAGCTATCCCTGAGTGCCGCCTATCCTCAGCCATTCGTGAGGAGAAGTTTCTCTGACCGCCGACCAGGTCTCCAGTTTCGTCTTCCGGCTCCTGTAACAGCTGCCAGTGACCCTGCGCTTAACCATGCAAG cttggaggagagcaCTAGAAAAGCAGGAGACTCTTGGAATAGCCCTTGCGTTCCTGAGATCAAAGACGCCAACAGATCCGCTTCGCAGCCCGAGCTCTACATCGTgggccaggggctgcagagggactGA